The following coding sequences are from one Pseudomonas mendocina window:
- a CDS encoding SDR family oxidoreductase yields the protein MQNRMMITGAGSGLGREIALRWAREGWHLALADVNETGLAETLKLVREAGGDGFTRRCDVRDYSQLTALAQACEEQFGGIDVIVNNAGVASGGFFSELSLEDWDWQISINLMGVVKGCKAFLPLLEKSKGKIVNIASMAALMQGPGMSNYNVAKAGVVALSESLLVELRQLEVGVHVVCPSFFQTNLLDSFRGPTPAMKAQVGKLLESSPISAADIANYIHDEMAKGSFMILPHEMGRMAWAIKQKNPQVLYDEMAGMAEKMRGKVKPAS from the coding sequence ATGCAAAACCGCATGATGATCACTGGCGCTGGTTCCGGATTGGGGCGTGAAATCGCTCTACGCTGGGCTCGCGAGGGCTGGCACCTGGCGTTGGCCGATGTCAACGAAACCGGCCTCGCCGAAACCCTCAAGCTGGTGCGGGAAGCGGGCGGCGATGGCTTCACCCGCCGTTGCGACGTGCGTGATTACAGCCAACTGACGGCGCTGGCGCAGGCTTGCGAGGAGCAGTTCGGCGGTATCGATGTCATCGTCAACAACGCCGGTGTCGCTTCCGGTGGCTTCTTCAGCGAACTGTCGCTGGAGGACTGGGACTGGCAGATTTCCATCAACCTGATGGGCGTGGTCAAGGGCTGCAAGGCTTTCCTGCCGTTGCTGGAAAAGAGCAAAGGCAAGATCGTCAACATCGCGTCGATGGCGGCGTTGATGCAAGGGCCGGGGATGAGCAACTACAACGTGGCCAAGGCCGGTGTGGTGGCATTGTCGGAAAGCCTGCTGGTCGAACTGCGCCAGCTGGAGGTCGGCGTGCATGTGGTCTGCCCGTCGTTCTTCCAGACCAACCTGCTGGATTCCTTCCGTGGCCCGACCCCGGCGATGAAGGCGCAGGTTGGCAAGCTGCTGGAAAGCTCGCCGATCAGTGCGGCGGACATTGCCAACTACATCCATGACGAAATGGCCAAGGGCAGCTTCATGATCCTGCCCCACGAGATGGGGCGCATGGCCTGGGCGATCAAGCAGAAGAACCCGCAGGTGCTGTACGACGAGATGGCCGGCATGGCCGAGAAGATGCGTGGCAAGGTCAAACCTGCTAGCTGA
- a CDS encoding CynX/NimT family MFS transporter, with the protein MKPVPRALLLVALVLAAINLRPGITSLAPLIERIAAELSLSRSFISLTTALPVLCMGLLAPLAPRLAVRWGLERTIVLCLGLIGLALLARLAAHQSVVLIGSAIALGAAIAVAGPLLSGFIKRHFASQMGRVVGWYSLGMAIGGAGGAVLTAPATALFGDAWHLGLAVWATPAVLGVLLWVWLPNQAGSAGEQESGGLPWRQPRAWLISCFFAIQAGLFYAIATWAVARYHEAGLSMLRSNSLLSIAMLMGLPSSFLLPWLAQRYNARYPLLLACGATTCLCLVMVTFMPRLVPEMWAVIMGFSLGGSFALSLVLPLYEAGSPLAVSRWTAMMLFTGYSLGCLTPILTGLARDLSGSYQLPFAVLTGLALVMTVLAWLLGRRRQVQR; encoded by the coding sequence GTGAAACCAGTCCCTCGGGCCCTGTTGTTGGTGGCCCTGGTGCTGGCGGCGATCAATTTGCGCCCCGGCATCACGTCCCTTGCACCGCTCATCGAGCGTATTGCCGCCGAGCTGTCGCTGAGCCGCAGCTTCATCAGTCTGACCACGGCCTTGCCGGTGCTGTGCATGGGCCTGCTCGCGCCCCTGGCGCCGCGCCTGGCAGTGCGCTGGGGGCTGGAGCGCACCATCGTCCTGTGCCTGGGCTTGATCGGGCTGGCGCTGCTAGCGCGACTGGCGGCGCATCAAAGCGTGGTGCTGATCGGCAGTGCTATCGCGCTGGGGGCTGCCATCGCCGTTGCCGGACCGCTGCTGTCGGGGTTCATCAAGCGTCATTTCGCCAGCCAGATGGGCCGCGTGGTCGGTTGGTATTCACTCGGTATGGCCATCGGTGGCGCGGGCGGCGCGGTACTGACGGCCCCGGCCACGGCGCTATTCGGCGATGCCTGGCACCTGGGGCTGGCCGTATGGGCAACGCCTGCGGTGTTGGGCGTGCTGTTGTGGGTATGGTTGCCGAATCAGGCGGGTAGTGCCGGCGAGCAGGAGAGCGGCGGGCTGCCCTGGCGCCAGCCACGCGCCTGGTTGATCAGTTGTTTCTTCGCCATTCAGGCCGGTCTGTTCTATGCCATCGCGACCTGGGCCGTGGCGCGTTATCACGAAGCCGGATTGAGCATGCTGCGCAGCAATTCATTGCTGAGCATCGCGATGCTGATGGGCTTGCCCAGTTCGTTCCTGCTGCCCTGGTTGGCGCAGCGCTACAACGCGCGCTATCCGTTGCTGCTGGCCTGCGGCGCGACCACCTGCCTGTGCCTGGTGATGGTGACGTTCATGCCGCGGCTGGTGCCGGAGATGTGGGCGGTGATCATGGGCTTCTCCCTGGGCGGTTCCTTCGCCTTGTCGCTGGTGCTGCCGTTGTACGAGGCGGGCTCGCCGTTGGCGGTCAGCCGCTGGACCGCGATGATGCTGTTCACCGGCTACAGCCTGGGTTGCCTGACGCCGATTCTCACCGGCCTGGCGCGTGATCTGTCGGGCAGCTATCA